In Elusimicrobiota bacterium, the sequence TATTTGAATATATCGAAATGTTCTACAACAGGCAGCGGCGCCATTCTGCCATTGGCTATGTCAGCCCGCATGAATATGAACAACGATACAACCAATTAACCGTGTCCACTTTTTGTGGGTAAGACCAGTCTCATAAAAAATATATGAAAAAGTTATTTTGGAGCTCTTTAATTTTGGGTGTTTT encodes:
- a CDS encoding IS3 family transposase → FEYIEMFYNRQRRHSAIGYVSPHEYEQRYNQLTVSTFCG